A window of Nodosilinea sp. FACHB-141 contains these coding sequences:
- a CDS encoding PLP-dependent aminotransferase family protein, which produces MDFAIALDSHSPDPVYQQIYAALRAGILKGRLAPRQRLPSTRALAQSLGVSRATVTQSYDQLLSEGYLQTVTGSGTYVCDQLPDDLLQSPPLTAIPVRPIPTVPLSAYGRRLEQIDPGPSPEPAVALSFRYGRPALDRFPLELWRQLLSRHCRRTEWLDYAADPMGHRPLREAIAAYLAQARAVHCHPDQILITNGTQQALSLATRLLLLPGDTVALEEPSYLSARRVLASQGATLHPIAVDGAGMDVAALAAASGPIRLVYVTPSHQFPTGAVLSLPRRLALLAWAEQSGSLIFEDDYDSEYRYGGRPIPALQGLGDGQSVLYVGTFSKVLFPSLRVGYMVLPPALVAVFSRAKWLADRQGPTLEQAVLADFITQGHLERHIRRMRGIYDRRRQALVVALAEHWGDRATVLGENAGLHVMVRFATNIPDDVLIAKAAEVGVGLIAASPQYLGPSPGHEFIFSYSELEEDAIALGLERLAGLNLI; this is translated from the coding sequence ATGGATTTTGCCATCGCCCTCGACTCCCACAGCCCAGACCCCGTCTACCAGCAGATTTACGCCGCTTTGCGGGCTGGAATTCTCAAGGGACGGCTGGCTCCGCGTCAGCGCTTGCCCTCGACCCGTGCCCTGGCCCAAAGCCTGGGAGTATCGCGGGCCACGGTGACCCAGAGCTATGACCAGCTGCTGAGCGAGGGATATCTGCAAACGGTGACGGGCTCTGGAACCTATGTTTGCGACCAGCTGCCCGACGATCTGCTGCAATCGCCTCCCCTAACCGCTATCCCAGTCAGGCCGATCCCCACTGTGCCGCTGTCGGCCTACGGTCGTCGCCTAGAGCAGATTGACCCTGGCCCCAGCCCTGAACCCGCCGTAGCTCTAAGCTTTCGTTATGGCCGCCCGGCCCTCGATCGCTTCCCGTTAGAGCTGTGGCGGCAGCTATTGTCTCGCCACTGTCGCCGCACCGAATGGCTCGACTATGCCGCCGACCCGATGGGGCATAGGCCGCTGCGAGAGGCGATCGCCGCCTACCTGGCCCAGGCCCGCGCTGTGCACTGCCACCCCGATCAAATTTTGATCACTAACGGCACCCAGCAGGCGCTTTCTCTCGCCACACGTCTGCTGCTATTGCCCGGCGATACGGTGGCCTTGGAAGAACCCAGCTACCTCAGCGCCCGCCGCGTTCTGGCCAGCCAGGGGGCAACGCTGCACCCGATCGCTGTAGATGGGGCAGGCATGGATGTGGCGGCACTGGCTGCCGCCTCCGGCCCGATTCGCCTGGTGTATGTCACCCCGTCGCACCAGTTTCCGACCGGGGCGGTGCTGTCTCTGCCGCGCCGATTGGCCCTGCTGGCCTGGGCAGAGCAGAGCGGCAGCCTGATTTTTGAAGACGACTACGACAGCGAGTATCGCTATGGGGGTCGCCCCATCCCGGCACTGCAGGGGTTGGGGGATGGGCAGTCGGTGTTGTACGTGGGCACGTTTTCGAAGGTGCTGTTTCCGTCGCTGCGGGTGGGCTACATGGTGCTGCCCCCGGCCCTGGTGGCGGTGTTTAGCCGCGCCAAGTGGCTAGCCGATCGCCAGGGGCCGACCCTAGAGCAGGCGGTGCTGGCCGACTTCATCACCCAGGGCCACCTAGAGCGCCACATTCGTCGCATGCGGGGCATCTATGACAGGCGGCGGCAAGCGCTGGTTGTGGCCCTGGCTGAGCACTGGGGAGATCGCGCCACCGTGCTGGGCGAAAATGCCGGACTGCACGTGATGGTGCGCTTTGCGACTAATATCCCCGACGACGTACTGATAGCGAAAGCAGCTGAGGTGGGCGTTGGGCTCATTGCCGCCAGCCCCCAATACCTCGGCCCTAGCCCAGGGCACGAGTTTATCTTTAGCTACAGCGAACTGGAGGAGGATGCGATCGCTCTGGGTCTCGAACGCTTGGCCGGCCTAAACCTGATCTAG
- a CDS encoding GNAT family N-acetyltransferase: MNVFQAGFEHLEAVAKLFDHYRVFYQASPDFEAAKTFISKRIQENSSAIFVACHGEKIVGFTQLYPTFSSVSMKRVWILNDLFVEEAYRRKGTAGLLLNAAAEFAQATDAARIVLSTQISNTSAQSLYESQGYCRDEAFYHYTLSLT; the protein is encoded by the coding sequence ATGAACGTTTTTCAAGCTGGGTTTGAGCATCTTGAAGCAGTGGCAAAACTGTTTGACCACTATCGAGTTTTTTACCAAGCCTCGCCAGATTTCGAAGCAGCAAAAACATTCATCAGCAAGCGTATTCAGGAAAACAGTTCAGCGATATTTGTGGCCTGTCATGGCGAGAAAATTGTCGGATTTACGCAGCTTTATCCCACGTTTTCGTCTGTATCGATGAAGCGGGTTTGGATCTTAAATGACTTGTTTGTAGAAGAAGCTTATAGGCGCAAAGGAACGGCAGGGCTGTTGCTGAATGCAGCAGCAGAATTTGCGCAAGCAACTGATGCAGCCCGGATTGTTCTATCAACGCAAATTTCTAATACCTCGGCTCAATCCCTCTATGAATCGCAGGGTTACTGCCGAGACGAGGCGTTCTATCACTACACATTGTCGCTGACATGA
- a CDS encoding GNAT family N-acetyltransferase yields the protein MSMSIPITIRISSPAEDAIIAQHFYRMWCDLGVDENDIQPDWLTIGLEFIDQARRTLNYQAFVAEAEGNIVGSVSGQRFTGLYPPVLSPTHRQYGYIWGVYVEPAYRNQGVATRLTQLMVEYLQEIGCTKAVLNAAPQARSLYQKLGFSESNLMELNLVSQEG from the coding sequence ATGTCAATGTCAATCCCCATCACTATTCGAATTAGCAGTCCTGCAGAAGATGCCATAATTGCCCAGCATTTCTACCGCATGTGGTGCGACCTAGGCGTGGATGAAAACGACATTCAACCCGACTGGCTCACCATAGGGCTGGAGTTTATCGATCAGGCCCGGCGCACCCTCAACTACCAAGCCTTTGTCGCTGAGGCTGAGGGAAACATTGTGGGCTCGGTCAGTGGACAGCGCTTTACCGGGCTGTATCCCCCAGTTTTGTCACCCACCCATCGCCAGTACGGTTACATCTGGGGCGTTTATGTGGAGCCTGCCTACCGCAATCAGGGAGTTGCCACCCGGCTGACCCAGCTAATGGTGGAATATCTCCAAGAAATCGGCTGCACCAAAGCCGTGCTCAATGCCGCCCCCCAGGCGCGGTCGCTCTACCAAAAGCTGGGCTTTAGCGAGAGCAATCTGATGGAACTCAATCTCGTATCCCAGGAGGGCTAG
- a CDS encoding transglutaminase family protein — MSIALPIALISESARLADYQAPSTVVDSEHPVIADRARSLTTAATSPVEQIKLVYEWVRDAIAHTYDIQAELVTCTASEVLAQGHGFCFAKAHLLAALLRHCGIPTGFCYQRLVFDDAQPTRYTLHGLNAVYLAELDRWVRLDARGNKPGVQAEFDSDREQLAFPIRPHLGEVDYPTIYTQPNPLVVTALQTHPTAADLIAHLPAVL, encoded by the coding sequence ATGTCGATTGCCTTACCGATTGCTCTAATTTCTGAGTCGGCTAGGCTGGCCGACTATCAGGCGCCATCGACGGTAGTGGATAGTGAGCACCCGGTCATTGCTGATCGGGCGCGATCGCTCACCACAGCGGCCACTTCACCCGTAGAGCAGATCAAGCTTGTCTACGAGTGGGTGCGCGATGCGATCGCCCACACCTATGACATCCAAGCCGAACTCGTCACCTGCACCGCCTCCGAAGTGCTGGCCCAGGGCCACGGCTTCTGCTTTGCCAAGGCCCATCTGCTGGCGGCCCTACTGCGCCACTGCGGCATCCCCACCGGGTTTTGCTACCAGCGGCTCGTGTTTGACGACGCCCAGCCCACCCGCTATACCCTGCACGGCCTCAACGCCGTCTACCTAGCCGAGCTAGACCGCTGGGTGCGGCTCGATGCGCGGGGCAATAAGCCTGGGGTGCAGGCCGAGTTTGACAGCGATCGCGAACAGCTCGCCTTCCCCATCCGCCCCCACCTCGGTGAAGTTGACTATCCCACCATCTACACCCAACCCAACCCTCTAGTCGTCACCGCCCTACAAACCCACCCCACCGCCGCCGATCTAATTGCCCACCTGCCCGCCGTCCTCTAG
- a CDS encoding pyridoxamine 5'-phosphate oxidase family protein yields the protein MSPESFSPTPRTQVKRLPQRASYDRPQAHAILDEGLVCHLGFVAQGQPFVIPTAYGRMGDRVYIHGSPASRLLTTLEQGVEVCLTVTLLDGLVLARSAFHHSMNYRSVVLFGTATRVDDANEKLTALKAFTDHVVPGRWDEVRPPTTSELVGTLVLALPIAEASVKVRIGPPLDAAADYALPVWAGEIPLAVTAAAPITDPQCSPKVAIPDYAQRYRRG from the coding sequence ATGTCCCCAGAATCCTTCTCCCCCACCCCCCGCACTCAAGTCAAGCGCCTTCCCCAACGGGCCAGCTACGATCGCCCCCAGGCCCACGCCATTCTCGATGAAGGGCTAGTCTGCCACTTAGGCTTTGTTGCTCAGGGACAACCCTTTGTCATCCCCACCGCCTACGGTCGCATGGGCGATCGGGTCTACATCCACGGCTCCCCCGCCAGTCGCCTGTTGACCACGCTGGAGCAAGGGGTGGAGGTCTGCCTCACCGTCACCCTGCTCGACGGGCTGGTGTTGGCGCGATCGGCGTTTCACCACTCGATGAATTACCGCTCGGTGGTGCTGTTTGGCACCGCCACCCGGGTAGACGATGCCAACGAAAAACTGACGGCGCTTAAAGCTTTTACCGACCACGTTGTACCTGGCCGTTGGGATGAAGTGCGCCCGCCCACCACCTCAGAATTGGTGGGTACCCTGGTGCTGGCCCTGCCCATTGCCGAGGCCTCGGTCAAAGTGCGCATCGGTCCGCCCCTCGATGCCGCTGCCGACTATGCCCTACCGGTCTGGGCAGGGGAAATTCCCCTAGCGGTCACCGCCGCTGCCCCTATTACCGATCCCCAGTGCTCGCCGAAAGTCGCTATTCCTGACTACGCCCAGCGCTATCGGCGGGGATGA
- a CDS encoding single-stranded DNA-binding protein, producing MNNCLLMAEIVQSPQLRYTSDNQTPVAEFVVQFPGLKEGDPSSQMKVVGWGNLAQDIQAQYHAGQRVLLEGRLAMNVVDSPQGYKEKQVEMTVQRIYAVGELNTMPMAPPAAVAVPVATPSPAASRPAAARPAAPAAPATPPPSTPAPSYDDIPF from the coding sequence ATGAACAATTGCCTACTAATGGCCGAGATCGTGCAGTCGCCCCAGCTGCGCTACACCTCCGACAATCAAACTCCCGTGGCCGAGTTTGTGGTGCAGTTTCCAGGATTAAAAGAGGGCGACCCCTCCTCGCAGATGAAGGTGGTCGGCTGGGGCAACCTAGCCCAAGACATTCAGGCCCAGTACCATGCGGGCCAGCGAGTGCTGCTAGAAGGCCGCCTAGCCATGAACGTGGTCGATAGCCCCCAGGGCTACAAAGAAAAGCAGGTCGAAATGACCGTGCAGCGCATCTACGCAGTGGGTGAGCTCAACACCATGCCCATGGCCCCTCCGGCTGCCGTTGCAGTTCCTGTAGCCACGCCTAGTCCGGCGGCCTCCCGTCCGGCAGCCGCTCGTCCGGCAGCCCCGGCGGCTCCAGCAACCCCACCGCCGTCCACCCCTGCCCCCAGCTACGACGACATTCCTTTTTAG
- a CDS encoding mannose-1-phosphate guanyltransferase: MRAVLMAGGSGTRLRPLTCDLPKPMVPILNRPIAEHIVNLLKRHGIDEVIATLFYLPDVMRNYFSDGRDFGVQMTYAVEEDQPLGTAGCVKNIADLLTDTFLVISGDSVTDFDLSAAIAFHRQKGAKATLVLTRVPNPIEFGVVITDEEGRIKRFLEKPSTSEIFSDTVNTGTYIFEPEVLDYLPDNEESDFSKDLFPLLLEKGEPMYGYVASGYWCDVGHLEAYREAQYDALYRKVVVNYAYPETSPGVWIGDNTQIDPTVQIQPPVMIGNNCRIGARTVLEPGTVIGDNITIGCDADLKRPIVWNGAIVGDEVHLRACTIARGARVDRRSHVLEGAVIGPLSSVGEEAQISPGVRVWPSKQIESGATLNINLIWGNTAQRNLFGQRGVAGLANIDITPEFAVKLGAAYGSTLKPGSQVTVSRDQRSISRMVSRSLIAGLMSVGINIQNLEATAIPVARSMLAAMGVAGGIHVRLHPDRPDYVLIEFFDEKGIDISKGKEKKIEGAYFKEDLRRSPVHEIGTVTNPTDVVSTYTTAFEKHLNIQAVTNSQAKVVIDYLYAVAGAVLPQILGKFDCDAVVLNASLRQVALSNDEREVMLSQLGQVVQALRATFGAQVSANGEQLILVDEVGTRIRGEVLTSLMAHMMLTTNPRGTIVVPVHTSGAIEHIARRHDGRVIRTKANPTALMEACQSNPNVVLGGSGEMGFIFPELHPGFDAMFCIAKLIEILSLQQRSLGQIWSDLPRMAYRMQTLRCPWTVKGALMRYLVEDNPPERLELIDGVKILGDNPDDWVLVLPDAGEPLVHIYGNSQSREWLDCTLAKYQQHVQTFIEKEQGIKEPMPL; this comes from the coding sequence ATGCGCGCAGTGCTAATGGCCGGTGGTTCAGGAACCCGTTTACGGCCTCTAACCTGTGACTTGCCCAAGCCCATGGTGCCGATCCTTAACCGCCCCATCGCCGAACACATCGTCAATCTGCTCAAGCGCCACGGCATTGATGAGGTGATCGCCACCCTCTTTTACCTGCCCGATGTGATGCGCAACTACTTTAGCGATGGCCGCGATTTTGGCGTGCAGATGACCTACGCCGTCGAAGAAGACCAGCCCTTAGGTACGGCGGGCTGCGTCAAGAATATTGCCGACCTGCTCACCGACACGTTTTTGGTGATTAGCGGCGACAGCGTCACCGACTTTGACCTCAGTGCGGCGATCGCGTTTCACCGGCAAAAGGGCGCTAAAGCTACTCTGGTGCTGACTCGGGTGCCCAACCCGATCGAGTTTGGCGTGGTGATCACCGACGAAGAGGGGCGCATCAAGCGGTTTTTAGAAAAGCCCTCCACCAGCGAAATTTTTTCTGACACGGTGAATACTGGCACCTATATTTTCGAACCCGAGGTGCTCGACTACCTGCCCGACAACGAAGAGTCTGACTTCTCCAAGGATCTGTTTCCCCTGCTGTTGGAGAAGGGGGAACCCATGTACGGCTACGTGGCTAGCGGCTACTGGTGTGATGTCGGCCACCTGGAGGCCTACCGCGAGGCCCAATACGACGCCCTGTACCGCAAAGTGGTGGTCAATTATGCATACCCTGAGACATCTCCCGGCGTATGGATCGGTGACAATACCCAGATAGATCCAACGGTTCAGATTCAGCCGCCGGTGATGATTGGCAACAACTGCCGCATCGGTGCCCGCACGGTGCTCGAACCGGGCACCGTGATTGGTGACAACATCACCATCGGTTGCGATGCCGACCTCAAGCGACCGATTGTCTGGAATGGCGCGATTGTGGGCGATGAAGTGCACCTGCGGGCCTGCACCATTGCCCGAGGGGCGCGGGTTGACCGCCGCTCCCACGTGCTGGAAGGGGCGGTGATCGGTCCTTTGTCTTCGGTGGGCGAAGAGGCGCAAATCAGCCCTGGCGTGCGAGTCTGGCCGAGCAAGCAAATCGAGTCAGGTGCAACGTTGAACATCAACCTTATCTGGGGCAACACGGCGCAGCGCAATCTGTTTGGCCAGCGGGGGGTGGCTGGGCTAGCTAACATCGACATCACCCCCGAGTTTGCGGTCAAGCTGGGGGCGGCCTACGGCTCTACCCTCAAGCCCGGCTCCCAGGTTACGGTGTCGCGCGATCAGCGCAGCATCTCACGCATGGTGTCGCGATCGCTGATCGCGGGCCTGATGTCCGTTGGCATCAATATCCAAAACCTTGAGGCGACGGCAATTCCGGTGGCCCGCAGCATGCTGGCGGCGATGGGCGTTGCCGGAGGCATTCACGTGCGGCTGCACCCCGATCGCCCCGACTACGTGCTGATTGAATTCTTTGACGAGAAGGGCATCGATATCTCTAAGGGCAAAGAGAAGAAAATCGAGGGTGCCTACTTTAAGGAAGATTTGCGGCGATCGCCCGTCCACGAAATCGGCACCGTCACCAACCCCACCGATGTCGTCTCCACCTACACCACCGCCTTTGAGAAGCACCTCAATATTCAGGCCGTGACCAATAGCCAGGCCAAGGTGGTGATCGACTACCTCTACGCTGTGGCCGGGGCAGTGCTGCCCCAGATTCTTGGCAAGTTTGATTGCGACGCAGTGGTGCTCAACGCCAGCCTGCGTCAGGTTGCCCTCTCCAACGACGAGCGCGAGGTCATGCTCAGCCAGCTTGGTCAGGTGGTGCAAGCGCTGCGGGCCACCTTTGGAGCCCAGGTGTCGGCCAACGGCGAACAGCTGATTTTGGTCGATGAGGTGGGCACCCGCATTCGCGGCGAAGTGCTGACCTCGCTGATGGCCCACATGATGCTGACTACCAACCCCCGCGGCACCATTGTGGTGCCGGTGCACACCTCAGGAGCGATCGAGCACATTGCCCGCCGCCACGACGGGCGCGTGATTCGCACCAAGGCCAATCCCACGGCCCTGATGGAAGCCTGTCAGAGCAACCCCAACGTGGTGCTGGGCGGCAGCGGCGAAATGGGCTTTATCTTCCCCGAGCTGCACCCCGGCTTTGACGCCATGTTCTGCATTGCCAAGCTGATTGAGATTTTGAGCCTACAGCAGCGATCGCTCGGCCAGATTTGGTCAGACCTGCCCCGTATGGCCTACCGCATGCAAACCCTGCGCTGCCCCTGGACGGTGAAAGGTGCTCTGATGCGCTATTTGGTAGAAGATAACCCGCCCGAGCGTCTAGAGCTGATCGACGGCGTTAAAATCTTAGGTGACAACCCCGACGATTGGGTGCTGGTGCTGCCCGACGCGGGCGAGCCCCTGGTACATATCTACGGCAACAGCCAGAGCCGCGAATGGCTCGACTGCACCCTGGCCAAATACCAGCAGCACGTCCAAACCTTCATTGAGAAAGAACAGGGGATCAAGGAGCCCATGCCGCTATGA
- a CDS encoding class I SAM-dependent methyltransferase yields MSRLPAADPSPWGAQVQAVARRYDHEFGGKAFDLPPEVEEMAVFQDWIAGTLTPRISTPFWESVKPRKRDRCLDIGCGISFLIYPWREWEALFQGHEISSVACAALTARGPQLNSKLFKGVTQGPAHRLEYEPHTFDMAIATGVSCYYPADYWATVLQQVKKVLKPGGWFLFDAINPEAELAEPWAILETYLGAEVYLEDLDRWPALVKAEGARVVSTKDYELFRLFKVKWDA; encoded by the coding sequence ATGAGCCGCCTGCCCGCCGCCGACCCCTCCCCGTGGGGCGCCCAGGTGCAGGCTGTGGCCCGACGCTACGACCACGAGTTTGGCGGCAAGGCATTCGACCTACCCCCCGAGGTAGAAGAAATGGCGGTGTTCCAAGACTGGATTGCCGGTACGCTGACGCCGCGTATTTCGACACCCTTCTGGGAGTCGGTCAAGCCCCGCAAGCGCGATCGCTGCCTGGATATCGGCTGCGGCATCAGCTTTTTGATCTACCCCTGGCGAGAATGGGAGGCACTGTTTCAGGGCCACGAAATTAGCTCGGTGGCTTGCGCTGCGCTAACCGCTCGCGGCCCTCAGCTCAACTCGAAGCTGTTTAAGGGCGTCACCCAAGGCCCCGCCCACCGGCTGGAGTATGAGCCTCACACTTTCGACATGGCGATCGCCACGGGCGTCAGCTGCTACTACCCCGCCGACTATTGGGCCACGGTGCTGCAACAGGTGAAAAAGGTCCTCAAGCCCGGCGGCTGGTTTTTGTTCGACGCCATCAACCCCGAAGCCGAGCTGGCCGAACCCTGGGCCATTCTCGAAACCTACTTAGGAGCCGAGGTGTATTTAGAAGACCTCGATCGCTGGCCTGCCCTAGTCAAAGCCGAAGGCGCACGGGTTGTTTCTACCAAAGACTATGAGCTGTTTCGCCTCTTTAAGGTGAAGTGGGACGCTTAG